From Thermincola ferriacetica, the proteins below share one genomic window:
- a CDS encoding acyl-[acyl-carrier-protein] thioesterase, producing MGPYQTSIPVHYYEINNHRQASPVAILNYLEEAAIRHSESVGWGIEKLLANSRGWLLTRWSLHMQKYPQWGETVNIETWPYKFERFYATREFRISDREGRVLGAATTLWVFFDLRRKRPVRIPPDIYDAYGTGAERMVVDEFADLPAIDEPDSKLEFRVRLSDIDTNDHVNNTKYVEWLLETVPLSVHKGFLLSSVEIAYKKETSYGSTVLCGIKETEAGERQTTFLHIILDRDSGTELARARTVWQKRSKI from the coding sequence TTACGAAATCAACAACCACCGGCAGGCATCGCCGGTAGCCATTTTAAATTATCTTGAAGAAGCTGCCATCAGGCATTCAGAATCTGTGGGCTGGGGTATAGAGAAACTGTTGGCAAACAGCCGGGGTTGGCTTTTGACCCGTTGGTCCTTACATATGCAAAAATACCCCCAATGGGGTGAAACAGTAAATATTGAGACATGGCCTTATAAGTTTGAACGGTTTTATGCTACCCGGGAATTCAGGATTAGTGACAGGGAGGGTAGAGTACTCGGAGCAGCCACCACACTCTGGGTTTTCTTTGATTTGCGCCGCAAGCGGCCGGTCAGGATACCGCCGGATATTTATGATGCATATGGTACAGGGGCGGAGAGGATGGTGGTAGATGAATTTGCCGATTTACCGGCCATAGATGAGCCGGACAGCAAACTGGAGTTCAGGGTGCGATTAAGCGATATTGATACCAACGATCATGTGAACAACACAAAATATGTTGAATGGCTGCTGGAAACGGTGCCGCTCTCTGTGCATAAGGGGTTTTTGCTTTCTTCCGTGGAAATAGCTTATAAGAAAGAAACCAGCTACGGTTCCACGGTATTATGCGGGATAAAAGAAACGGAAGCAGGAGAGAGGCAGACAACCTTTTTACATATCATTTTGGACAGGGACAGCGGGACAGAACTGGCCAGAGCCCGTACTGTATGGCAAAAAAGAAGTAAAATTTGA